Within the Alphaproteobacteria bacterium genome, the region GGGTGATCGTCCCACCCTGCGGCGTGCATTTGATCGCATTGTCCAGCAGATTTGCCACACTCTGGGCAAGCAGTTGGGCGTGGCCGATGATGAAGGTGTCCGCCTCGATCTCGGGTTTGAGCGTCAATCCTTTCTCGTCGGCAAGGGGCTCGTAAAGATCGAAAGCGTCTTGCGCGATCGAGCCGAGATTGACGCGCGACATGCTCGATCGCGCAGCACCCGCTTCGGCTTGCGAGATCGAAAGCAGTGCGTTGAATGTGGCGAGTATCGCATCGACATCCGCATTCGCCCGTTCGAGTGTCTCTCGATAGTGCGGACCGTCGGGCTGGCTGCGGAGTGCGTTTTCGATGCGGCCCTTGAGGCGGGTGAGGGGGCTGCGCAGGTCGTGCGCAAGGCTGTCGGTGACCGCCCTCATGCCAGTCATGAGGTGCTCGATCTGGTCGAGCATCTCGTTGAGGCTTGTCGAGAGCCGGTCGAACTCATCGCCGCTTCCTTGCAAGGGTACGCGACCCGCGAGATCGCCGCGCACGATGGTGCGGCTTGTCTCTGCGACCGCCTCGACCCGAGCGAGAAGCATGCGGCTCAAATAGAGTGCTCCGGCGACACCGAGCGCCATCGCAATGCCAAGGGCAATTGTCAGCGTCTTGGCGATCACGGCGCGAAAGGCTGCACGCTCCGCCATATCGCGACCGACAAGGAGGCGGAAGCCGCCCTCGATTCGGAATACTTTGGCGCGAATCTGACGGGTCGTGGCGTTGCCCCCGCTGCTGCGGTCGATTTCGAAATTGATCCAACCGTCGCGCGACACGGTGTTCCGGGTTTCGGGCCAAGCGTCAAGATTGCCGGCGAGCGGATGGAGATCGGGTCCGGTCAAAAGATAGACTGCACCTTTTTCGCCGTTTGGCCCGCTTCGCTCTGCCACGACCTGGACCAGGCGGTCGAGGCCATGCGCGCCATATTGTTCGGCAAGACCGCGCACCTCGGCCTCGATGGTCGCATTGGTCTGAGAGTCGATGAGGCCGAGCGTCGCCCAATAGAGGACGGCGAACAGCACGAATACTAGGATTCCGAACGGGGCCAGATAGAGTAACGTAAGGCGAAACGTCGACGTGCGGAATATTCGGCCAGCCTTCATGGTGCGTGGGCCTTCATGACGCACGGTCCTTCATGGCTTGCCGATTTTTATTGCCCAGAAGTGCCGGCGCGCGCTCGAAGTCGTGCTCATGAAGTCATGCGGTTTCCGGACGAAGGCTGTAGCCAGCACCGCGTATCGTGTGGAGGAGGGGATGATCGAACCCCTTGTCGATCTTTTGGCGCAGGCGGCTGACATGCACATCGATCACGTTTGTTTGAGGGTCGAAATGATAGTCCCACACACCTTCGAGCAGCATCGTACGCGTAACGACCTGCCCCGCATGGCGCATAAGATATTCGAGAAGCTTGAATTCCCGTGGTTGAAGTTCGATCGACCTGCCCGCCCGCTTAACCGCGCGCGTTAGAAGGTCCATCTCGAGATCGCCGACGCGGAGCTTCGGGTCGCCTGGTTCGCCGGTACCGCGCCGAAGTATGGCTTCAAGGCGAGCGAGCAGCTCCGAGAAAGCGTATGGCTTTGTCAGGTAATCGTCACCACCCGCTCGCAGACCTTTCACACGATCGTCCACTTGACCAAGGGCCGAGAGGATCAGGACAGGGGTGCGATTGTCTTGCGCCCGCAATGTCTGGACGATCGACAGCCCATCGAGCCCGGGCAACATGCGATCGACGATCATGGCGTCGTAACTTTGGCCAAGCGCGAGGAAAAGGCCGTCGCGCCCATCCGATGCGCGGTCGACGACGTAGCCGCTTTCCGCGAGGCCCTTTACGAGGTAATCGGCGACGTCGACGTCATCTTCGATGACTAGGATGTGCATGGTGGAAAGCTACCAATTATTGCGGGTTTCACCAATCGCACGGAGGGCTTGGCCTCGGTGAACGGCATGGCCCGAAGGAAGGGGCATCGCAGTTGGAGTGCTGCGATGCCCGATCCGTTCGAACACCCTCACGCTGGCACGAAGGGAAGTGCCACGAAGAGTTCGTTGCCGCGCCGATTCACCAGCACCAGAACCGCCTTTTGATTGGCGTTCTTCGCCTTGGCGATGCGTTCGGCCGCATCCTTCGGCGAATCGACCTGCTCCTGGCCAACCTTGACGATCACGTCGCCGGGCTTGATACCCTGTTCGGCGGCGGGAGCGCTGTCGTCCACGTCGGTCACAAGAGCGCCTTTTACGTCACTGCCGAGGCCCAGCTCTTTGCGTGCGTCGCCGGTCAACGCGCCAAGCGTAATGCCGAGGGACGGCACCTTGGTCTCCTCGGCCGCGGGTGCGGCGGACTGAGGCTGTTCCTCGTCTTCCGCGACGTTGGTCTCGGGCGCCTTCGCGATATCGACGCGGAAGTCCTTATCGTTGCCGTCACGCCATACGGTTACCGGCGCTTG harbors:
- a CDS encoding ATP-binding protein, which codes for MKAGRIFRTSTFRLTLLYLAPFGILVFVLFAVLYWATLGLIDSQTNATIEAEVRGLAEQYGAHGLDRLVQVVAERSGPNGEKGAVYLLTGPDLHPLAGNLDAWPETRNTVSRDGWINFEIDRSSGGNATTRQIRAKVFRIEGGFRLLVGRDMAERAAFRAVIAKTLTIALGIAMALGVAGALYLSRMLLARVEAVAETSRTIVRGDLAGRVPLQGSGDEFDRLSTSLNEMLDQIEHLMTGMRAVTDSLAHDLRSPLTRLKGRIENALRSQPDGPHYRETLERANADVDAILATFNALLSISQAEAGAARSSMSRVNLGSIAQDAFDLYEPLADEKGLTLKPEIEADTFIIGHAQLLAQSVANLLDNAIKCTPQGGTITLTVRRGRDRSALVIADTGPGIPASERQHVLERFVRLDASRSSPGSGLGLSLVAAVAQLHRAALRLEDNNPGLRVTLEFEATAGEDEIKPQAVP
- a CDS encoding response regulator transcription factor, which translates into the protein MHILVIEDDVDVADYLVKGLAESGYVVDRASDGRDGLFLALGQSYDAMIVDRMLPGLDGLSIVQTLRAQDNRTPVLILSALGQVDDRVKGLRAGGDDYLTKPYAFSELLARLEAILRRGTGEPGDPKLRVGDLEMDLLTRAVKRAGRSIELQPREFKLLEYLMRHAGQVVTRTMLLEGVWDYHFDPQTNVIDVHVSRLRQKIDKGFDHPLLHTIRGAGYSLRPETA